The Halobacterium hubeiense genome contains the following window.
TCGCCGGTGTCGGGGTCGCGGCTGGGGACGACGCAGCGCCCGCAGGGCGTGACGCCCTCGAAGCGCACGCCGCCGGCCTCGAAGCCCGGGGCGTCGTCGCCGACGAAGCGGTCCTCCCAGAACGCGGGGACGCCGGCGACTTCGACGTTCGCGCGGAGGCGCCGGCGCACGCCGTCGACGGTGAGGTCGTCGAACCACGACGCGACCTCGCGGAGGGTGGCGGTGCTGACGACGGACGGCCCCATCTCGCGGCGGTCGACGTAGCCGAGTTCGTCGTCGCGTTCGAGCGCGAGGTCGAGGTCGAAGAACTCCGAGAACCACGCCTCGGCGCGGCCGGGGTCGTCGTCGAGGTCGAATCGTTCGACCGTTCCGTCGGGCGTTTCGACGGTGAACTCGTGGGTGTCGCGGTCGAAGTCGGTGTCGAGGTCGTGGACGCGCGCGGTTCGCTTGCCGTTGACGACGTCCCCCTCTGCGTCGAACAGCGCGTACGTGCGGTCGTCGGCGAGCGTCCCACCTGGCAGCACGTCGGCTGCCTCGACTTCGACGCCGTCCAGCCCCTTCACGGGGTAGACGCGCAGTCGGTCGACTCGTGGCATCGTCCGGACGGAGGGCGGGACGGCTCTTAGGTGTTCGTCCGAACGCCGCGCGTCGCCCGCGCCGACGTCGTGGTTCGCGTATGTTTGGTCGGGTCGCTTTCGCCGGGACGGCCGGCAGAGCGTGTCAAGGCCGACACCAGTGGCGGTCGAGCGGGTGTGACCCGCCCTTATATCCCTTACATTTATTATACTCGTGTTAGTGGTTGCTTTCGGTATGTCATCACGAGACACGGGGCAGTCGGGCGGCAACGCCTTCGAGCGGCTGGGCCACCGGCTCGCCGGCGTCGTCGAGCGCTGGATGCCGAGCCCGTTCCTGTTCGCCATCCTGTTGAGCTACGTCGTCTTCGCCGCGGGCATCGCCGTCGAAGGCGCCGGCCCCGCCGAGATGGTGGGGTTCTGGTTCGACGGCTTCTGGGCGTTCCTGAGCTTCGCGATGCAGATGACGCTCATCCTCATGACGGGGTTCGTCATCGCGTACCACCCGCGCGTGAACGCGCTCCTCCAGAAGCTCACCGAACTGCCGCGCTCGCCCGGGCAGGCGGCCGCGCTCGTCGGCGTGTTCTCGATGGGCATCGCGTGGGTCCACTGGGGGTTCAGCCTCATCCTCGGCGCCATCTTCGCCCGCGAGATGGGCAAGACCGCCCACGAGAAGGGCATCGACGTCCACTACCCGCTGCTGGCGGTCGCCGGCTACATGGGGCTCGGGCTGACGTGGCACTGGGGGCTGTCCGGGTCGGCGCCGCTCGCGCTCGCGACGCCCGGCAACGACTTCATCGAGGCCGGCGTCATCGACGGCGTCGTCCCGACCACGCAGACCATCTTCAGCTCGTACGCGCTCGCGCTGACCGCCCTCTCCATCCTGTTCGCGGCGGGGATGCTCTACCTCCTCTCGCCGTCGCCGAAGCGCGCGAGTCCCATCACGGACTACGTGGACGAGAGCGAGCTCGCGGACTCCACGACGGACGGCGGCGAGTCGCCGGAACCGACTCCGGACGGCGGGACGGCCAGCCCCGCCGAGCGCATCGACAACAGCCGCGTGCTCGGCGGCGTCATCGCGCTGACGGGCGTCGCGTACGTCGCGTACCTGTTCGCGACCGACGGCCTCGACGCGCTCACGCTGAACGTCGTGAACTTCGGGTTCCTGTTCGCCGGGCTCGCCATCTACCAGCGGCCGTCGCTGTACCGCGAGCGGTTCGGCGAGGCCGCCGAGTCGGCGGCCGGTATCATCCTACTGTTCCCGTTCTTCGCGGGGATTCAGGGGATGATGAACGCCTCTGGGCTCTCGGAGACGTTCGCGCAGACGCTGCTGGACGTCTCCACGCAGGCGACGTTCCCGGTCGTCGCGTGGCTCGTCGGCTCCGCCGTCAACCTCTTCGTGCCCTCGGGCGGCGGCGAGTGGATCGTCCTCGGGCCGTCGATTATCGCCGCGGCCCAAGACCTCGGCGTGCCCGTCGGGAAGGCGACTATCGCGTACGCGGTCGGCGACGCGCACACGAACCTCCTGAACCCGTTCTGGGCGCTCCCGCTGCTCGCCATCACCGGCGTCAAGGCCCGCGAGATGTTCGGGTACGCGGTCGCGATGCTGCTGCTGTTGATTCCGTTCCTCGCCGCCGCGCTGTACGCCGTCCCCTACTAGGCCGAGCAGTTTTTCGCCGCGAGTTCGACGCGCTCCGTCGGGTCAGGGCCGTCTAGATTCACCGGCTGTTCGACCACGAACACCTCGACGGACGTGAGGTCGGTGTCGTGGCTGTCGTTCCACCGCGTGCAGAGGTAGTCCGCGAACGCGTTGCTGACCGCCAGGTCGTCCAGCCGGCGGACGTTCGCGGTGTACTTCCGCCAGCGCGAACTCGGGTAGCTCCCCGCGACGTCGGGCGGCTCGTCCCACGTCACGGGACCGCCGTGGAAGGCGTCCACGCTGCTCCCGTCGTCGAGGGTCGCTGGCGCGACCACCCAGAGGTCGGTGGCCAGCGGCGTCGGCGCGAACATCGACCACCGGGGCTCGGGCTGGTCGTCGACCGGCCCGACCTCGGGCACGTCGGCGGGCGCGACCGTCGCGACGTTCCAGACGAGCAGGACGGCGAGGCCGACCGCGAGCAGTGCCGGGACGGCGCGGTCCTTCAGGTGGACGACGCGCGGCGGCAGCGACGGCAATGCGAGCGCGGGGAGCGCGCGCTCGATGCTACGCGCGTACTCGTTCAGCGGGAGGTCACGTACTCCGGGGACCGCCCGCCAGCCGGGCGCACGGTCCCAGACCGCCCGCGGGAGGAACGGCAGGAGCGCCGCGATGGAGACCAGCGGGAACACCGCCAGCTGCATCGAAACGAACATCCCGGCGTGCATCGCGGCGAACAGCGCGGCAAAGCCCGCGCGCGGCCAGCCCGTGAGGACGACGAGGAGCACGGACCCGGCCAGCGCGGCGAGCCAGAGGTGGTCGAACGCGACGACGAGCGCGGGGAACTCGGCGAGCGCGTCGCCCAGCAGGACCGTGAACATGTCCAGTTCGAGGACCTGCCGGACCGCCTCGCCGGACAGCCAGACGTCGCCGCGGAGCTTCAGCACGGCGTTCACGCTGTAGACGACGACCACCTGCGCGAGCAGTCCGGTGGTCGCGACGCCGAGGACGCGCCCTCGGGGAGGGCTCTCGGCCCGGAGCGCGTCTACGGACCAGCGCTCGCCGAGCGGCGCGAAGACCGCCCAGAACAACAGCATCCGGAGGAGCGTGTCGCCGCTGTTCAACACGAGCGGGTTCCGGAGGTGCAGCGACCCGACGAGCAGCCCGGTCACGAGCGTCGCCAGCGTCGTCCGGTAGCCCGCGAGCATCGCCAGCGCGGCGACGGCGGTCGCGAGGAAGAGCGCGGCCTGCAGCCACGGACCGCCGGAGAGCGCGTGTACGGAGAGGCGCGCGAGCGCGCCGTACTGCTCGAAGAGCAGCGACCGCGGGTAGATGCCGGCATCCGTGTAGAACGCGCGGAGGAACCGCGTGCGCAGCGCGAGGTCCGCGAGCACGATGGCCGCCAGCGCCACGCGAAAGGCGGCCAGCGCGCGCGTGTCCACGCCGAGCCGGCGCGCGACGGCGTCGCGGAGTCGTCCCGTCACGTCCGGAACTGCCGGCGCGTGCAGAATAAGCCTTGTCTAGCTCGCGCACGCCCAGAGCCCGGTGGCGTTCGCGCGCGCCCGCTGCTCGACGGCGGCGTAGTCGTCGCGCTGCGTGAACTCGCTGTCGTAGAGCCGGGCGTACCCCTCCGAGAGGAGCGCGCGGTTGAACGACTGATTCTCGACGACCACGTACGCGAGCAGTCTGTCGTAGCCGCCGCGGCGGTCGCTCTCCGCGTCGAACTCGATGGTCACGGACTCGCCGGCGAGCCGGTCGGTGGCGTACTCGCTGGCGCGCTCGCCCCACGACCGCAGGCACGAGCGCCCGGCCTCGGTGTCCGGGACGCCCTCGAACTCGCCGGGCGAGACCTCGGTGTGGACTTCGGGCGTGTCCACGCCGAGCAGGCGAACCGTGTCTTCGGTGCCGTCCGCGAACCGCACGTCCACGGTGTCGCCGTCCACGACGTCGACGACCGTCGCCGACCGGCTGTCCGCGGGCTGCTGGTCGCCGGTGAGCGGGCCGACGCAGCCGGCGCTGGCGGCGAGCGCGACGACGGCGAGCACGGCGAGGACGCGTCGAGTCACACGCGGTGTTCTCGGTCGAGCGTGATAATCAGTGCGCTCGCCGGCGCGAAAACGGCGGTCGCGTTACTGGCGGCGGGTGGCGAGCAGCGCGGCGCCGAGCGCGGCGACGACGGCGGCGGGGATGCCGAAGCCGGGGATGGTTGTGCCCGTCGTCTGGGTCGTCGTCTCGGTGGCGGTCTCAGTCGCGGTCGGTTCCTGCGTGGTCGCGGTCGTCGTCGCGTTCGCTGCCGCGTACGCGTCGGGGTGGAACGCCTGCGCCATCTGCGTCATCGGCTCGACGACGCGGGGCGCGGGCTGGCTGACGTGGTTGCTGTCCACGACGACGATGTTGCCCTCCTCGAAGGCGGTCGTGTTCCGCAGCACCGACCCCTCGGCGATGTACGACCGGCTGTCGTTGCCGAGCTGTTCGGGGAGCGCGCTCACGACGAGGAACTCGGGGTCCTGCTTGACGATGAACTCCGCGGAGAGCTGTGGGTACGACCGAGTGGTGTTGGCGTCGGCCGCGATGTTGTGGCCGCCCGCGCGGTCGATGACCTGCCCGATGAACGTGTTCGGGCCGGGCGTGAACCGGGCGCCCATGTCGTAGAAGACGCTGGGCTCGTCCTCGCCCTCGACGGCCGCTTCGACGGTCTGGACGCGGTCGCGCATCTCGGAGACTGTCTCTGCGGCGCCCTCGCACTCGCCGGTGAGCTGGCCGGTGAGCTCGGTCTTCTCGTAGATGCTCTCGATGGAGTCGGCGGCCGCGAACCGGTAGACGGTGAGGTTGGCGTCCCGGAGCTGGGCGACCGTCTCGTTGCCGATGGTGTTGGGTGCGAGCACGAGGTCGGGGTCGAGGCTGACGACCTGCTCGACGTTCACGGCCGACGGCGACCCGGAGGTCACGACCTCCCGCTCGTCGGCACCGTCGAGGAAGTCGGCGAACTGGGAGACCCCGACGACCTTCTCGCTGGCTCCGATCTCCCACATCGTCTGGGCGGCGCTGGGGTTGAGCGTGACGACGCGCTCGGGCTCCTCGGAGACGGTGACATCGTGGCCGCTGGCGTCCGTTTCGGTGACCGGGAACGAGCAGTCGAAGTCCTGCGCGCCGGCGTTCGCGACGGCGTCGCCGGCGGGCGCGGCCGCGGCGCCGGCGGCCGGCGCGACGGCGGCCAACAGCAGTAGTACAACTCCAAAGACGGGGGCAGCCTGTCGCATGTGGGGAGGACGGAGCCAACGCAATAAGTATTTGCCTAAAGAAACTACGGTTGTGCAGATGCGCGTCTACACTCGGGCGAGCGCGTGGACCGCCGGCACGTTCCTCGCGCTCGTCGCCGTCATGCTCACCAGCGCCGCCATCGGCCCGGTCAGGATTCCGCTCCACCGGGTCGCGCTCGCGGCGCTGGACGCCCTCGCCGTCCCCACTGCAGCCACCTTCTCCGTCACCTCCGTCGTCGTCCCCGCGGTCGGCGACGTGCCGTGGCTCGCCGTCGACCTCGCGTACACCTCGCCGCTGGAGTTCGCCGTCCCCGCCCAGCAGCAGCTCATCGTCGGCGAAATCCGGCTCCCTCGCATCGTCCTCGGCGCCGTCGTCGGCGCCGCGCTCGCCGTCGCCGGCACCGTGATGCAGGGGTTCTTCCGGAATCCGATGGCCGACCCCTCCATCATCGGCGTCTCCTCGGGGGCCGCCGTCGGCGCCGTCACCGCCATCGCGTTCCCCCTCCTGCTCCCGTTCGGGATGCAGGTGTCGGCGTTCGCGGGCGCGCTCGTCGCCGCGTTCGGCGTCTACCTGCTCGCCACCGAGGGCGGCCGCACCCCCGTCGCGACCCTGCTGCTCGCCGGGGTCGCCGTGCAGACGTTCCTCGGCGCCATCACGTCGTACGTCATCGTCCACTCCGGGGACAGCATCCGCGAGGCGATGTACTGGCTGATGGGGCACCTCCACCTCGCCAACTGGGCGGACGTCGAGCTCACGCTCCCCATCGTCGTCCTCGGGAGCGTCGTGTTGCTGGCGTACGCCCGCGACCTGAACGTCCTGCTCGCCGGCGAGGAGGACGCGCACACGCTCGGCGTCGAAGTCGAGCGCACGAAGCGCGTGCTGCTGGCGGTGTCCAGCGTCGTCACCGCCGCCGCCGTCTCCGTCGCGGGCGTCATCGGGTTCGTCGGGCTCATCGTCCCGCACGTGATGCGGTTGCTCGTCGGACCCGACCACCGCGTCCTCCTCCCCACGTCGGCGTTCGCCGGGGGTGCGTTCCTCGTCGCCGCGGACACGTTCGCGCGCGCCGGCCCCGCCGAACTCCCCGTCGGCATCGTCACGGCGTTCGTCGGCGCGCCGTTCTTCCTCTACCTGCTCCGGAACCGGGAGGTGCACGCGCTGTGACCCTCGACGTCCGCGACGTGGACGTGGAGCTCGGTGGCACGCAGATTCTCGAGGCCGTGAGCGCTGACGTCGGCGACGGCCGCCTCGTCGGCGTCGTCGGGCCGAACGGCGCGGGGAAGTCCACGCTGCTGCGCGCGATGAACGGCGTCGTCGAACCCGTCTCCGGCACCGTGCTCGTGGACGAGGAAGCCGTCCACGAACTCCCGTCGAAGGCCGCGAGCCGCCGCATCGCCAGCGTCCCGCAGGACACGAGCCTCGGGTTCGACTTCACCGTCCGGGAGACCGTCGAGATGGGGCGCCACGCCCACGTGCCGCGGTTCGGCACCGACCCCGACCCAGAGGCCGTCGAGCGCGCGATGGAGCGCGCGGAGGTCGCGCAGTTCGCCGACCGCGAGGTCACGTCGCTGTCCGGCGGGGAGAAACAGCGCGTCC
Protein-coding sequences here:
- a CDS encoding MOSC domain-containing protein; the encoded protein is MPRVDRLRVYPVKGLDGVEVEAADVLPGGTLADDRTYALFDAEGDVVNGKRTARVHDLDTDFDRDTHEFTVETPDGTVERFDLDDDPGRAEAWFSEFFDLDLALERDDELGYVDRREMGPSVVSTATLREVASWFDDLTVDGVRRRLRANVEVAGVPAFWEDRFVGDDAPGFEAGGVRFEGVTPCGRCVVPSRDPDTGDPTPEFRETFVQRRQETFPEFADEDAFDHFYTLMLISRVPEESRGQTLTVGDDVRED
- a CDS encoding short-chain fatty acid transporter; its protein translation is MSSRDTGQSGGNAFERLGHRLAGVVERWMPSPFLFAILLSYVVFAAGIAVEGAGPAEMVGFWFDGFWAFLSFAMQMTLILMTGFVIAYHPRVNALLQKLTELPRSPGQAAALVGVFSMGIAWVHWGFSLILGAIFAREMGKTAHEKGIDVHYPLLAVAGYMGLGLTWHWGLSGSAPLALATPGNDFIEAGVIDGVVPTTQTIFSSYALALTALSILFAAGMLYLLSPSPKRASPITDYVDESELADSTTDGGESPEPTPDGGTASPAERIDNSRVLGGVIALTGVAYVAYLFATDGLDALTLNVVNFGFLFAGLAIYQRPSLYRERFGEAAESAAGIILLFPFFAGIQGMMNASGLSETFAQTLLDVSTQATFPVVAWLVGSAVNLFVPSGGGEWIVLGPSIIAAAQDLGVPVGKATIAYAVGDAHTNLLNPFWALPLLAITGVKAREMFGYAVAMLLLLIPFLAAALYAVPY
- a CDS encoding HTTM domain-containing protein; its protein translation is MTGRLRDAVARRLGVDTRALAAFRVALAAIVLADLALRTRFLRAFYTDAGIYPRSLLFEQYGALARLSVHALSGGPWLQAALFLATAVAALAMLAGYRTTLATLVTGLLVGSLHLRNPLVLNSGDTLLRMLLFWAVFAPLGERWSVDALRAESPPRGRVLGVATTGLLAQVVVVYSVNAVLKLRGDVWLSGEAVRQVLELDMFTVLLGDALAEFPALVVAFDHLWLAALAGSVLLVVLTGWPRAGFAALFAAMHAGMFVSMQLAVFPLVSIAALLPFLPRAVWDRAPGWRAVPGVRDLPLNEYARSIERALPALALPSLPPRVVHLKDRAVPALLAVGLAVLLVWNVATVAPADVPEVGPVDDQPEPRWSMFAPTPLATDLWVVAPATLDDGSSVDAFHGGPVTWDEPPDVAGSYPSSRWRKYTANVRRLDDLAVSNAFADYLCTRWNDSHDTDLTSVEVFVVEQPVNLDGPDPTERVELAAKNCSA
- a CDS encoding thermonuclease family protein: MTRRVLAVLAVVALAASAGCVGPLTGDQQPADSRSATVVDVVDGDTVDVRFADGTEDTVRLLGVDTPEVHTEVSPGEFEGVPDTEAGRSCLRSWGERASEYATDRLAGESVTIEFDAESDRRGGYDRLLAYVVVENQSFNRALLSEGYARLYDSEFTQRDDYAAVEQRARANATGLWACAS
- a CDS encoding PGF-CTERM-anchored ABC transporter substrate-binding protein, whose protein sequence is MRQAAPVFGVVLLLLAAVAPAAGAAAAPAGDAVANAGAQDFDCSFPVTETDASGHDVTVSEEPERVVTLNPSAAQTMWEIGASEKVVGVSQFADFLDGADEREVVTSGSPSAVNVEQVVSLDPDLVLAPNTIGNETVAQLRDANLTVYRFAAADSIESIYEKTELTGQLTGECEGAAETVSEMRDRVQTVEAAVEGEDEPSVFYDMGARFTPGPNTFIGQVIDRAGGHNIAADANTTRSYPQLSAEFIVKQDPEFLVVSALPEQLGNDSRSYIAEGSVLRNTTAFEEGNIVVVDSNHVSQPAPRVVEPMTQMAQAFHPDAYAAANATTTATTQEPTATETATETTTQTTGTTIPGFGIPAAVVAALGAALLATRRQ
- the btuC gene encoding vitamin B12 ABC transporter permease BtuC, with product MRVYTRASAWTAGTFLALVAVMLTSAAIGPVRIPLHRVALAALDALAVPTAATFSVTSVVVPAVGDVPWLAVDLAYTSPLEFAVPAQQQLIVGEIRLPRIVLGAVVGAALAVAGTVMQGFFRNPMADPSIIGVSSGAAVGAVTAIAFPLLLPFGMQVSAFAGALVAAFGVYLLATEGGRTPVATLLLAGVAVQTFLGAITSYVIVHSGDSIREAMYWLMGHLHLANWADVELTLPIVVLGSVVLLAYARDLNVLLAGEEDAHTLGVEVERTKRVLLAVSSVVTAAAVSVAGVIGFVGLIVPHVMRLLVGPDHRVLLPTSAFAGGAFLVAADTFARAGPAELPVGIVTAFVGAPFFLYLLRNREVHAL